One Megalops cyprinoides isolate fMegCyp1 chromosome 23, fMegCyp1.pri, whole genome shotgun sequence genomic region harbors:
- the LOC118770069 gene encoding protein mono-ADP-ribosyltransferase PARP12-like: MSHSRVIHYATSILCSNKGSMDFLQLQRKVFQRFEITEDGLWYIVRRCSRFAVVKNTSDRASEECSSTYTIVAKTSLRICKKYTKYDCSACQDLHLCKYFVYGNCRYGKGRRQCKFSHDVRSEHNYPLLRECTLHELQEEDLFLLLLQSDPTLLPEVCSHYNKGAEPYGVCTFKASCTKLHLCQHFIQDDCMFGRRCKRLHAIDECGRRMLEERGLSGDVVRDLPDIYRNLHRLAALPDPSREGIAELAARPQSEERTEICLHFIRGNCRFQDQCIRVHFNLPYKWEVFDGECWRDLRHMEDIERAYCDPRNTHSPGYRPVDFLTMTRDSAPVRRLSTASSVTKPPRYILTTEWLWYYKGDQESWFEYGRPDDKQRATSFSSRELEAAFTANSNAEVSITKGHRQWECNLSVFSIDVDMYQRNPKHNTKRKVRRRPRFVSISEVEDKIAQ, from the exons ATGTCACATTCCAGAGTGATTCACTATGCCACCAGCATCCTGTGCTCCAATAAAGGATCTATGGAttttctgcagctgcagagaaagGTTTTCCAGCGTTTTGAGATTACCGAAGACGGTCTCTGGTACATTGTAAGAAGATGCTCACGGTTTGCCGTGGTGAAGAACACAAGCGACCGGGCATCCGAAGAGTGCAGTTCCACTTACACGATCGTTGCCAAAACGTCCCTTCGGATctgcaaaaaatacacaaaatacgACTGCTCCGCCTGCCAAGACCTCCATCTCTGCAAATATTTCGTTTATGGAAACTGTAGATATGGGAAAGGAAG GAGGCAGTGCAAGTTCTCTCACGATGTCAGATCAGAGCACAACTACCCGCTCCTGAGGGAGTGTACCTTACACGAGCTCCAGGAAGAGGACCTTTTCCTGCTACTACTGCAGAGCGACCCGACGCTGCTCCCGGAG GTCTGCTCGCATTACAACAAGGGGGCGGAGCCGTACGGGGTCTGCACCTTCAAAGCCAGCTGCACCAAGCTGCACTTGTGCCAGCACTTCATCCAGGATGACTGCATGTTCGGCCGCAGGTGCAAGAGGCTGCACGCGATCGACGAGTGCGGCCGCAGGATGCTGGAGGAACGGGGTCTGAGTGGGGACGTCGTCCGCGACCTGCCCGACATCTACCGGAACCTGCACCGGCTGGCCGCGCTACCTGACCCGAGCAGAG AGGGAATTGCGGAGCTGGCTGCAAGGCCTCAAAGTGAAGAAAGGACTGAAATATGTCTGCATTTCATACGCGGGAACTGCAGGTTTCAAG ACCAGTGCATCCGTGTCCACTTCAACCTGCCCTACAAGTGGGAGGTGTTTGATGGGGAGTGCTGGAGAGATTTGAGGCACATGGAGGATATTGAGAGGGCCTACTGTGACCCTcgaaacacacacag CCCCGGGTACAGGCCCGTGGACTTCCTGACCATGACCCGGGACTCCGCCCCCGTCCGCCGCCTCTCCACGGCCTCCTCTGTCACCAAGCCCCCCCGCTACATCCTCACCACTGAGTGGCTCTGGTACTACAAGGGCGACCAAGAGAGCTGGTTTGAGTATGGCAGGCCG GATGATAAGCAGCGTGCGACGTCCTTCTCTTCGAGAGAGCTGGAGGCAGCTTTCACGGCAAACAGCAATGCAGAGGTCAGCATTACGAAGGGCCACCGGCAGTGG GAGTGTAAtctttctgttttctccatTGATGTAGACATGTATCAGCGCAACCcgaaacacaacacaaagaggAAAGTGAGGAGACGGCCCCGATTCGTGTCCATATCAGAGGTGGAGGATAAGATCGCACAGTAA
- the LOC118770741 gene encoding protein mono-ADP-ribosyltransferase PARP12-like — MDVSPLLLDSITKILCKNQGCLQYGHLCRIIRQTFTIDDELLLRVLGDSTRFAIIEGKEEVAVRALSQNSTVVAKTSLRVCQSFPENCDGCEALHLCRYFVCGNCRYRDKCKYCHDLDSTYNIAALKRTGLQNMEEKELFQLLLRNDSYLLPEICTHYNKGDGEHGACVFRADCNSLHICKHFVQDDCMFGSACRRAHMFNHQAKRILKGRGLSQDNMQVLRKIYKNKFMITGCTDRPDDPSVEKEPHHRRSKEASRNEICMFFIRNNCHFKEKCFCVHFHLPYKWQALDSDGTTWRDLPNNEDIEEAFCDPKNNMSEGPCPVNFRTMTCGSAEVRRLSTVSSVTKPSNFILTTEWLWYRRGDLGMWSEYNVKADGKAVTSITSQTLENAYQDDPKREIKFSTDGQKYVLSFKGMYELNAKHNMKRPLRRRPRFLSALEVKKALESETAETSTASTVCGSPCHRR, encoded by the exons ATGGACGTGTCTCCTCTTCTCTTGGACAGTATTACTAAGATTCTGTGTAAAAATCAGGGGTGTTTACAGTACGGCCACTTGTGCCGGATAATACGCCAAACGTTTACCATTGATGATGAGCTACTTCTCCGCGTCCTCGGCGACAGCACCAGATTTGCCATTAttgaaggaaaagaagaagtCGCGGTTCGTGCGCTAAGCCAGAACAGTACAGTTGTTGCGAAGACTTCGCTTCGAGTCTGCCAGAGCTTCCCAGAGAACTGCGACGGCTGCGAAGCCCTGCACCTGTGCAGATACTTTGTGTGCGGTAACTGCAGATACAG ggataaatgcaaatattgcCATGACTTGGACTCTACCTACAACATAGCAGCTCTGAAGAGAACGGGTCTGCAGaacatggaggagaaagagCTGTTCCAGCTGCTCCTGCGGAATGACTCGTACCTGCTGCCAGAG AtctgcacacattacaacaaGGGTGACGGAGAGCACGGTGCCTGTGTGTTCAGAGCAGACTGCAACAGCCTGCACATCTGTAAGCACTTCGTACAGGACGACTGCATGTTCGGGTCTGCGTGCAGGCGGGCCCACATGTTCAACCACCAGGCCAAGAGGATCCTGAAAGGCAGAGGTCTCAGTCAGGACAACATGCAGGTCCTGCGCAAGATCTACAAGAACAAGTTCATGATCACTGGCTGCACAGACAGACCCGATG ACCCGTCAGTAGAGAAAGAGCCCCACCACCGTCGGTCGAAAGAGGCAAGCAGAAACGAGATCTGCATGTTCTTCATCCGCAACAATTGCCATTTCAAAG AGAAGTGCTTCTGTGTCCACTTCCACCTGCCCTACAAATGGCAGGCTTTGGACAGTGATGGAACCACCTGGAGGGACCTTCCCAATAATGAGGATATTGAAGAGGCCTTCTGTGACCCAAAGAACAATATGAG TGAAGGGCCCTGTCCAGTGAATTTTCGGACCATGACCTGTGGGTCTGCTGAGGTGCGACGGCTCTCCACCGTCTCCTCTGTCACCAAACCCTCCAACTTCATCCTCACCACTGAGTGGCTGTGGTACCGCAGGGGTGACCTGGGAATGTGGTCCGAGTACAATGTTAAG GCTGATGGAAAAGCAGTGACCTCCATCACATCACAAACCCTGGAAAATGCCTATCAGGATGATCCTAAAAGGGAGATAAAGTTCAGCACTGATGGTCAGAAGTATGTTCTCAGCTTTAAAG GCATGTATGAGTTGAATGCCAAGCACAACATGAAGAGACCCCTCCGGAGGAGACCGCGATTTCTCTCAGCCTTGGAGGTGAAGAAAGCGCTGGAGAg TGAGACTGCAGAGACCTCCACGGCTTCCACTGTGTGTGGTTCTCCGTGCCACAGGCGATAA